The Xanthomonas sp. CFBP 8443 genome has a window encoding:
- the atpG gene encoding F0F1 ATP synthase subunit gamma: MAGGREIKTKIKSVQNTRKVTRALEMVSASKIRKAQDRMKTSRPYAQAMKQVIGHLAQASTDYTHPFLVQRDAVKRVGYIVISSDRGLAGGLNNNLFRKMLGEVRQWQDKGAGIDVVTIGQKASVFFRRLKVDMVGSVSHLGDVPQLEQLIGVIKVMLDAFTEGKVDRVYLVYNRFVNTMTQKASFDQLLPLPAAENQVAHHDWDYLYEPDAATVLEHVMTRYIESLVYQAVLENVASEHAARMVAMKAASDNANKLISTLQLIYNKARQAAITQEISEIVGGAAAV; this comes from the coding sequence ATGGCAGGCGGACGCGAAATCAAAACCAAGATCAAGAGCGTGCAGAACACCCGCAAGGTGACGCGCGCGCTCGAGATGGTCTCGGCCTCCAAGATCCGCAAGGCGCAGGATCGGATGAAGACCTCGCGCCCGTACGCGCAGGCGATGAAGCAGGTGATCGGCCATCTGGCGCAGGCCAGCACCGATTACACGCATCCGTTCCTGGTGCAGCGCGATGCGGTCAAGCGCGTCGGCTACATCGTGATCTCCTCCGATCGCGGCCTGGCTGGCGGCCTCAACAACAACCTGTTCCGCAAGATGCTGGGCGAAGTGCGCCAGTGGCAGGACAAGGGCGCCGGCATCGACGTGGTCACCATCGGCCAGAAGGCCTCGGTGTTCTTCCGCCGGCTCAAGGTCGACATGGTCGGCAGCGTCAGCCACCTCGGCGACGTGCCGCAGCTGGAGCAGCTGATCGGCGTGATCAAGGTGATGCTGGATGCGTTCACCGAGGGCAAGGTCGACCGCGTCTACCTGGTCTACAACCGCTTCGTGAACACGATGACGCAGAAGGCCAGCTTCGATCAGCTGCTACCGCTGCCGGCGGCGGAGAATCAGGTCGCGCACCACGACTGGGACTACCTGTACGAACCCGATGCCGCGACCGTGCTCGAGCACGTGATGACGCGCTACATCGAGTCGCTGGTGTACCAGGCGGTGCTGGAGAACGTGGCCTCCGAGCATGCCGCGCGCATGGTCGCGATGAAGGCCGCCAGCGACAACGCCAACAAGCTGATCAGCACCTTGCAGCTGATCTACAACAAGGCGCGGCAGGCGGCGATCACCCAGGAAATTTCCGAGATCGTGGGCGGCGCGGCCGCTGTGTGA
- the atpD gene encoding F0F1 ATP synthase subunit beta produces the protein MNAINTQGKIVQIIGAVVDVEFARADVPKIYDALKVENTAITLEVQQQLGDGIVRTIALGSTDGLKRNLVATNTGRAISVPVGPGTLGRIMDVLGRPIDEAGDVQATDHWEIHRAAPSYEDQSSATELLETGIKVIDLMCPFAKGGKVGLFGGAGVGKTVNMMELINNIAKAHAGLSVFAGVGERTREGNDFYHEMKDSNVLDKVAMVYGQMNEPPGNRLRVALTGLTMAEYFRDEKDENGKGKDVLLFVDNIYRYTLAGTEVSALLGRMPSAVGYQPTLAEEMGVLQERITSTKTGSITSIQAVYVPADDYTDPSPATTFAHLDSTVALSRSIASLGIYPAVDPLDSTSRMMDPNVIGHEHYDTARRVQMTLQKYKELKDIIAILGMDELSEEDKQSVSRARKIERFFSQPFHVAEVFTGSPGKYVSLKDTIRGFKGIVEGEYDHLPEQAFYMVGSIEEAVEKAKKMAEKA, from the coding sequence ATGAACGCCATCAACACCCAGGGCAAGATCGTTCAGATCATCGGCGCGGTCGTCGACGTCGAATTCGCGCGCGCCGATGTGCCGAAGATCTACGACGCGCTGAAGGTCGAAAACACCGCGATTACGCTGGAAGTGCAGCAGCAGCTGGGCGATGGCATCGTGCGCACCATCGCGCTCGGTTCCACCGACGGCCTCAAGCGCAACCTGGTGGCGACCAACACCGGCCGCGCGATCTCGGTGCCGGTCGGCCCGGGCACGCTGGGCCGGATCATGGACGTGCTGGGCCGCCCGATCGACGAGGCCGGCGACGTGCAGGCCACCGACCATTGGGAAATCCACCGCGCCGCGCCGAGCTACGAAGACCAGTCCTCGGCCACCGAGCTGCTGGAAACCGGCATCAAGGTCATCGACCTGATGTGCCCGTTCGCCAAGGGCGGCAAGGTCGGCCTGTTCGGCGGCGCCGGCGTCGGCAAGACCGTCAACATGATGGAACTGATCAACAACATCGCCAAGGCGCACGCGGGTCTGTCCGTGTTCGCCGGCGTGGGCGAGCGTACCCGCGAGGGCAACGACTTCTACCACGAGATGAAGGACTCCAACGTCCTGGACAAGGTCGCGATGGTGTACGGCCAGATGAACGAGCCGCCGGGCAACCGCCTGCGCGTGGCGCTGACCGGCCTGACCATGGCCGAGTACTTCCGCGACGAGAAGGACGAGAACGGCAAGGGCAAGGACGTGCTGCTGTTCGTCGACAACATCTACCGCTACACCCTGGCCGGTACCGAAGTGTCGGCGCTGCTGGGCCGCATGCCGTCGGCGGTGGGCTACCAGCCGACCCTGGCCGAGGAAATGGGCGTGCTGCAGGAGCGCATCACCTCGACCAAGACTGGCTCGATCACCTCGATCCAGGCCGTGTACGTGCCCGCGGACGATTACACCGACCCGTCGCCGGCGACCACCTTCGCCCACCTCGACTCGACCGTCGCGCTGTCGCGCAGCATCGCCTCGCTGGGTATCTACCCGGCGGTGGATCCGCTGGATTCGACCTCGCGCATGATGGATCCGAACGTGATCGGCCACGAGCACTACGACACCGCCCGCCGCGTGCAGATGACCCTGCAGAAGTACAAGGAACTGAAGGACATCATCGCGATCCTGGGCATGGACGAGCTGTCCGAAGAGGACAAGCAGTCGGTGTCGCGCGCGCGCAAGATCGAGCGCTTCTTCAGCCAGCCGTTCCACGTGGCCGAAGTGTTCACCGGCTCGCCGGGCAAGTACGTGTCGCTGAAGGACACCATCCGCGGCTTCAAGGGCATCGTCGAAGGCGAGTACGACCACCTGCCGGAGCAGGCGTTCTACATGGTCGGCAGCATCGAAGAAGCGGTCGAGAAGGCCAAGAAAATGGCCGAGAAGGCGTAA
- a CDS encoding F0F1 ATP synthase subunit epsilon, with product MSTIRCDIVSAEHEIYHGEATLVVATGELGELGIAPKHAPLITRLKPGKVVVTTASGEQLDFAISGGILEVQPQVVTILADTAIRAQDIDEASVRKAKEDAERMLANRGEGIDVAEAQAKLAEVTAQLQALERLRKNLKH from the coding sequence ATGAGCACCATCCGTTGCGACATCGTCAGCGCCGAGCACGAGATCTACCACGGTGAAGCGACCCTGGTGGTCGCCACCGGCGAGCTGGGCGAGCTGGGCATCGCGCCCAAGCACGCGCCGCTGATCACCCGGCTCAAGCCCGGCAAGGTGGTGGTCACCACCGCCAGCGGCGAGCAGCTGGATTTCGCCATTTCCGGCGGCATCCTCGAGGTGCAGCCGCAGGTGGTGACCATCCTGGCCGACACCGCGATCCGCGCGCAGGACATCGACGAGGCGTCGGTGCGCAAGGCCAAGGAAGACGCCGAGCGCATGCTGGCCAACCGTGGCGAAGGCATCGATGTGGCCGAGGCGCAGGCCAAGCTGGCGGAAGTCACCGCGCAGCTGCAGGCGCTGGAGCGCCTGCGCAAGAACCTCAAGCACTGA
- a CDS encoding chorismate mutase: MTASVPAVLARALTALLAGAALMGCAMPARSATPLEPLLDRIVERNAIGDQVALSKWDSGKPVLDAAREAAVLASARAQAQAHGVDADDAARFFGMQIESNKLVQYQLLARWRLRGRAPDQPRPDLAALRARLDQLQGEMLDALQASAAARQAPDCPAATARAAEAHALRWQLDQVHRTALVRSLGDFCR, encoded by the coding sequence ATGACCGCTTCCGTTCCCGCCGTCCTCGCCCGCGCGCTGACCGCGCTATTGGCCGGCGCCGCCCTGATGGGCTGCGCGATGCCCGCGCGCAGCGCCACGCCGCTCGAGCCGCTGCTCGACCGGATCGTCGAGCGCAACGCGATCGGCGACCAGGTCGCGCTGAGCAAGTGGGACAGCGGCAAGCCGGTGCTTGATGCAGCGCGCGAGGCCGCGGTGCTGGCCAGCGCGCGCGCGCAGGCGCAAGCGCACGGCGTGGATGCGGACGACGCGGCGCGCTTCTTCGGCATGCAGATCGAATCCAACAAGCTGGTGCAATACCAGTTGCTGGCGCGGTGGCGGCTGCGCGGCCGTGCGCCCGACCAGCCGCGCCCGGACCTGGCGGCGCTGCGCGCGCGCCTGGACCAGCTGCAGGGCGAGATGCTGGACGCCCTGCAGGCCAGTGCCGCGGCGCGGCAGGCGCCGGATTGTCCGGCCGCGACCGCGCGCGCGGCCGAGGCCCATGCGTTGCGCTGGCAGTTGGACCAGGTCCACCGCACCGCGCTGGTGCGCAGCCTGGGCGATTTCTGCCGCTGA
- a CDS encoding GtrA family protein has protein sequence MSLLRQSSQFVLIGLLQLLIDWSVFVAATAAGMPTVPANVLGRVCGAVIGFWLNGRITFANGDGARLGWQRFGRFLAMWIALTLLSTWLVSLCVDALGLRLAWLAKPVVEGLLAVLSFFIGRHLVYR, from the coding sequence ATGAGTCTGCTGCGCCAGAGCAGTCAGTTCGTGCTGATCGGATTGCTGCAACTGCTGATCGACTGGAGCGTGTTCGTCGCGGCGACCGCCGCCGGCATGCCGACGGTCCCGGCCAACGTGCTCGGCCGCGTGTGCGGCGCCGTGATCGGCTTCTGGCTCAACGGCCGCATCACCTTCGCCAACGGCGACGGCGCGCGCCTGGGCTGGCAGCGCTTCGGCCGGTTCCTGGCGATGTGGATCGCGCTGACCCTGCTCAGCACCTGGCTGGTGTCGCTGTGCGTGGATGCGCTGGGCCTGCGCCTGGCCTGGCTGGCCAAACCGGTGGTCGAAGGCCTGCTGGCGGTGCTGTCGTTCTTCATCGGACGGCATCTGGTGTATCGCTAG
- the glmU gene encoding bifunctional UDP-N-acetylglucosamine diphosphorylase/glucosamine-1-phosphate N-acetyltransferase GlmU: MSLPLHVVILAAGAGKRMKSAKPKVLQPIAGRPMLAHVIETARHLQPAAIHIVYGHGGDAVRAAFADQPDLLWAEQAQQLGTGHAVQQAMAAVPDAATVLVLYGDVPLIRADTLLRLLHSPGRLAVLVAEPEDPSGYGRIVRDAAGKVAAIVEHKDADDEQRHIRAINTGIVTAESTALKRWLAQLRSDNAQGEYYLTDVFAAAAAEFTPAEMVLVADPTEAEGANDPWQLAQLERAWQLRAARALCAQGAHVLDPNRLDQRGRVRVGRDVCIDVNVVLEGEVELGDGVSIGPFVRLKDVVLGPGTEVRAHCDLEGVVTEGAVQIGPFARLRPGTVLADGVHIGNFVETKKVVLGVGSKANHLSYLGDATIGSGVNVGAGVITCNYDGVNKWQTTIGDDVFVGSNSALVAPLTIGSGATIGAGSVITRDAPPGQLTVARVRQSTHEDWKRPKKK, from the coding sequence ATGAGCCTGCCCCTGCACGTCGTGATCCTTGCCGCCGGTGCGGGCAAGCGGATGAAGTCCGCCAAGCCCAAGGTGCTGCAACCGATCGCCGGCCGGCCGATGCTGGCCCACGTGATCGAGACCGCCCGCCACCTGCAGCCGGCGGCGATCCACATCGTCTACGGCCACGGCGGCGATGCGGTGCGCGCCGCCTTCGCCGACCAGCCGGACCTGCTGTGGGCCGAGCAGGCGCAGCAGCTGGGCACCGGGCATGCGGTGCAGCAGGCGATGGCCGCGGTGCCCGATGCGGCCACCGTGCTGGTGCTGTACGGCGACGTGCCGCTGATCCGCGCCGATACCCTGTTGCGCCTGCTGCACTCGCCGGGGCGGCTGGCGGTGCTGGTGGCCGAGCCCGAGGATCCCAGCGGCTACGGGCGCATCGTGCGCGACGCGGCAGGCAAGGTCGCCGCGATCGTCGAGCACAAGGATGCCGACGACGAGCAGCGCCACATCCGCGCCATCAACACCGGCATCGTCACCGCCGAATCCACCGCGCTCAAGCGCTGGCTGGCGCAGCTGCGCAGCGACAACGCGCAGGGCGAGTACTACCTCACCGACGTGTTCGCCGCCGCCGCCGCCGAATTCACCCCGGCGGAGATGGTGCTGGTGGCCGACCCGACCGAGGCCGAAGGCGCCAACGACCCGTGGCAGCTGGCGCAGCTGGAACGCGCCTGGCAGCTGCGCGCCGCGCGTGCGCTGTGCGCGCAGGGCGCGCACGTGCTCGACCCCAACCGCCTGGACCAGCGCGGCCGCGTGCGCGTGGGCCGCGACGTGTGCATCGACGTGAACGTGGTGCTGGAGGGCGAGGTGGAACTGGGCGACGGGGTCAGCATCGGCCCGTTCGTGCGGCTGAAGGACGTGGTGCTGGGGCCGGGCACCGAAGTGCGCGCGCACTGCGACCTGGAAGGCGTGGTCACCGAGGGCGCGGTGCAGATCGGCCCGTTCGCGCGGTTGCGGCCCGGCACCGTGCTGGCCGACGGCGTGCACATCGGCAACTTCGTCGAGACCAAGAAGGTGGTGCTCGGCGTCGGCAGCAAGGCCAACCATCTGAGCTATCTCGGCGATGCGACGATCGGCAGCGGGGTCAACGTCGGCGCCGGCGTGATCACCTGCAACTACGACGGCGTGAACAAGTGGCAGACGACCATCGGCGACGACGTCTTCGTCGGCTCCAACAGCGCGCTGGTGGCGCCGCTGACCATCGGCAGCGGCGCCACCATCGGCGCCGGTTCGGTGATCACCCGCGATGCGCCGCCCGGCCAGCTCACCGTGGCGCGGGTGCGCCAGAGCACGCACGAAGACTGGAAGCGGCCGAAGAAGAAATAG
- a CDS encoding right-handed parallel beta-helix repeat-containing protein: MQARNARWWMLALLLITAGAVQAQTFRLYLAPDGDDTAAGTSAATALQTLATAQQRLQAKSPQTEVEIVVAPGTYVGQSVRWTFRNGAPLRIVAAAGAATMPRFDGAGGGTWFTLRGGGNQRTQLQFVGLEVSDYWMAMDLGSSNAAADGNSGNEIRGMRFTRIGGIHGQGSPAYSYAAIRLQNSRDNLIVGNQFNAIENSKETSGYIHALYLARHSTGNVVKDNTFTDVNGDVVRTRDASDATEVRGNRFVRAGKYAAFSDWFDLDQGECPSQGGRFIDNTVGAGYYGAIPATATTGADDACGALSTPRIAESGTIRE; encoded by the coding sequence ATGCAGGCACGAAACGCGCGGTGGTGGATGCTGGCGCTGTTGCTGATCACGGCGGGTGCCGTGCAGGCGCAGACCTTTCGTCTGTACCTGGCGCCGGACGGCGACGACACCGCGGCCGGGACCAGCGCGGCGACCGCGCTGCAGACCCTGGCCACGGCGCAACAGCGGCTGCAGGCGAAGTCGCCGCAGACGGAAGTGGAGATCGTGGTCGCGCCCGGCACCTATGTCGGCCAGTCGGTCCGCTGGACGTTCCGCAACGGCGCGCCGTTGCGCATCGTCGCCGCGGCCGGCGCCGCGACGATGCCGCGCTTCGACGGCGCTGGCGGCGGCACCTGGTTCACCCTGCGCGGCGGCGGCAACCAGCGCACCCAGCTGCAGTTCGTCGGCCTGGAGGTCAGCGACTACTGGATGGCGATGGACCTGGGCAGCAGCAACGCGGCGGCCGATGGCAACAGCGGCAACGAGATCCGCGGCATGCGCTTCACCCGCATCGGCGGCATCCACGGCCAGGGCAGTCCGGCGTATTCGTACGCGGCGATCCGGCTGCAGAACTCCCGCGACAACCTGATCGTCGGCAACCAGTTCAACGCGATCGAGAACAGCAAGGAAACCTCCGGCTACATCCATGCGCTGTACCTGGCGCGGCATTCGACCGGCAATGTGGTGAAGGACAACACCTTCACCGACGTCAACGGCGACGTGGTGCGCACCCGCGATGCGTCCGACGCCACCGAGGTGCGCGGCAACCGCTTCGTGCGCGCCGGCAAGTACGCCGCGTTCTCCGACTGGTTCGACCTGGACCAGGGCGAATGCCCGTCGCAGGGCGGGCGCTTCATCGACAACACGGTCGGCGCCGGTTACTACGGCGCGATTCCGGCCACCGCCACCACCGGCGCCGACGACGCCTGCGGCGCGCTCAGCACGCCGCGCATCGCCGAGAGCGGCACGATTCGCGAGTGA
- a CDS encoding sigma-54 dependent transcriptional regulator — protein sequence MPCILIIDDNPAVATALEVLFSLHDIDTVHADSPDAGLQRLAEGDIDLVLQDMNFTADTTSGEEGVALFDAIRARHPDLPVILLTAWTQLSSAVELVKAGAADYLAKPWDDRKLLTTVNNLLELSEARRELERRRDGERRHRQQLAQRYELRGAVFADPASERAIALACQVARSELPVLITGPNGSGKEKIAEIIQANSPMRQGPFVALNCGAIPAELIEAELFGAEAGAYTGANKVREGKFEAADGGTLFLDEIGNLSLAGQMKLLRVLETGRFERLGSNRERQVKVRVISATNADLTTMIRDGAFREDLYYRLNAVELSLPALADRPGDILPLAEHFLSGAKPLSAGAAQALQRHAWPGNVRELRNVIQRAELLAGGRQIDAADLNLPKPAPQRPAAGAEPDRERIVAVLGRANGVIAQAANELGMSRQALYRRMDRYGIPRE from the coding sequence ATGCCCTGCATCCTGATCATCGACGACAACCCCGCCGTCGCCACCGCGCTCGAGGTGCTGTTCTCCCTGCACGACATCGACACGGTGCACGCGGACAGCCCGGACGCCGGACTGCAGCGCCTGGCCGAGGGCGACATCGATCTGGTGCTGCAGGACATGAACTTCACCGCCGACACCACCTCGGGCGAGGAAGGCGTGGCGCTGTTCGATGCGATCCGCGCGCGCCACCCGGACCTGCCGGTGATCCTGCTTACCGCCTGGACCCAGCTCAGCAGCGCGGTGGAACTGGTCAAGGCCGGCGCCGCCGACTACCTGGCCAAGCCCTGGGACGACCGCAAGCTGCTGACCACGGTCAACAACCTGCTGGAGCTGTCCGAGGCGCGGCGCGAACTGGAACGGCGCCGCGACGGCGAACGCCGCCATCGCCAGCAGCTGGCGCAGCGCTACGAACTGCGCGGCGCAGTGTTCGCCGACCCGGCCAGCGAGCGCGCCATCGCCCTGGCCTGCCAGGTCGCGCGCTCGGAACTGCCGGTGCTGATCACCGGCCCCAACGGCAGCGGCAAGGAAAAGATCGCAGAGATCATCCAGGCCAATTCGCCGATGCGGCAGGGCCCGTTCGTGGCGCTGAACTGCGGCGCGATTCCGGCCGAACTGATCGAGGCCGAACTGTTCGGCGCCGAAGCCGGCGCCTACACCGGCGCCAACAAGGTCCGCGAAGGCAAGTTCGAAGCCGCCGATGGCGGCACCCTGTTCCTGGACGAGATCGGCAACCTGTCGCTGGCCGGGCAGATGAAACTGCTGCGCGTGCTGGAGACCGGGCGCTTCGAACGGCTGGGTTCCAACCGCGAGCGCCAGGTCAAGGTGCGGGTGATCAGCGCCACCAACGCCGACCTGACCACGATGATCCGCGACGGCGCGTTCCGCGAGGATCTGTACTACCGGCTCAACGCGGTGGAGCTGTCGCTGCCGGCGCTGGCCGACCGCCCCGGCGACATCCTGCCGCTGGCCGAGCACTTCCTGTCCGGCGCCAAGCCGCTGTCGGCCGGCGCGGCGCAGGCGCTGCAGCGGCATGCCTGGCCAGGCAACGTGCGCGAGCTGCGCAACGTGATCCAGCGTGCCGAGCTGCTGGCCGGCGGCCGCCAGATCGACGCCGCCGACCTCAACCTGCCCAAGCCGGCGCCGCAGCGCCCCGCCGCCGGCGCCGAGCCGGACCGCGAGCGCATCGTCGCGGTGCTGGGCCGCGCCAACGGCGTCATCGCCCAAGCCGCGAACGAACTGGGCATGAGCCGGCAGGCGCTGTACCGGCGCATGGACCGCTACGGAATCCCGCGCGAATGA
- a CDS encoding ABC transporter permease: MDRFLVSLRRHTLLATLIVLQMAISYPVLLALGTLANQAHARMQATSGIDDDAHLLTLRLGGRVSAAAAQREAAALRAVPGVLHVAAINQLPFGPERWDTLMGPRADGAGGQFQASTYLGDPGLLAALGLRLQRGRDFSSDEYRDLASPSALNLAQRVILTRPLAARLFPNGDALGQMVHLGGKPPARVIGIVEQLRTPGEGGEDSAILPLRLHDRSNALYVLRVAPGDPARVRARLAADAERIAPGRLHELSSAGELRLQRLRLHRHRLMLLAAGAALWLFGTLATVYAISEAMVSQRYRQIALRRALGARAAQIRTHLRRENLLLCGLGIAMGVAIAALLRRVLLEFSALSPPPLYPLAIALLLLGGGWLAMRGPAARAARLSPAAYR; this comes from the coding sequence ATGGATCGCTTCCTGGTCTCGCTGCGCCGGCACACGCTGCTGGCGACGCTGATCGTGCTGCAGATGGCGATCAGCTACCCGGTGCTGCTCGCCCTGGGCACGCTGGCCAACCAGGCGCATGCGCGCATGCAGGCGACCAGCGGCATTGACGACGACGCGCATCTGCTGACGCTGCGACTCGGCGGCCGGGTATCCGCCGCGGCGGCGCAGCGCGAGGCGGCGGCCTTGCGCGCCGTGCCCGGCGTGTTGCACGTCGCGGCAATCAACCAGTTGCCGTTCGGGCCCGAGCGCTGGGACACCCTGATGGGACCACGTGCCGACGGTGCTGGCGGGCAGTTCCAGGCCAGCACCTACCTCGGCGATCCCGGACTGCTGGCGGCGCTGGGCCTGCGCCTGCAGCGCGGTCGCGACTTCAGCAGCGACGAGTATCGCGATCTCGCATCGCCCTCTGCGCTGAACCTCGCGCAGCGGGTGATCCTGACCCGGCCGCTGGCGGCTCGGCTGTTCCCGAATGGCGACGCGCTCGGACAGATGGTGCATCTGGGCGGCAAACCGCCGGCGCGGGTGATCGGCATCGTCGAGCAGCTGCGCACGCCTGGCGAGGGCGGCGAGGACAGCGCCATCCTGCCGTTGCGCCTGCACGATCGCAGCAACGCGCTGTACGTGCTGCGGGTCGCGCCCGGCGACCCGGCCCGGGTCCGCGCGCGGCTGGCGGCAGACGCGGAGCGGATCGCGCCGGGGCGGCTGCACGAACTGAGCAGCGCCGGCGAGCTGCGCCTGCAGCGACTGCGCCTGCATCGCCATCGGCTGATGCTGCTCGCCGCGGGCGCGGCGCTGTGGCTGTTCGGCACGCTCGCGACGGTCTACGCCATCAGCGAGGCGATGGTGAGCCAGCGCTACCGGCAGATCGCGCTGCGGCGCGCGCTTGGCGCGCGCGCGGCACAGATCCGTACCCATCTGCGCCGCGAGAACCTGTTGCTGTGCGGCCTGGGCATCGCCATGGGCGTGGCCATCGCTGCGCTGCTGCGCCGCGTCCTGCTCGAGTTTTCGGCGCTGTCGCCGCCGCCCCTGTATCCGCTGGCCATCGCGCTGCTGTTGCTCGGTGGCGGCTGGCTGGCGATGCGCGGCCCGGCCGCACGCGCCGCGCGGCTGTCGCCTGCGGCGTACCGGTGA
- a CDS encoding ABC transporter permease — protein sequence MPIRPILSSLRKHKIAALLIVLEIAFSCAVVCNALFLIGTRLHNMQRPTGVAEAHLVYVKVGSVLGSGDAAALTREDLDALRRIPGVRNASVINQPLFGSSIGASGISLGPDQQRATLSATNYFGDAQLLDTLGLKLVAGRGFNADEFLDHARLMDPNDDAVVPSVILSQALAQRLFPGQSAIGKSIYVYGQQRVVGVVERLVQPRDYGSATDYESTMLFPVNMAYTRGTYVLRVDDPAQREAVQRQARKLLLAHGPRRMIRDKSSVSLEQARATYYRNDRAMAWLLAGVCVMLLLITALGIVGLASFWVQQRTKQIGVRRALGATRGQVLRYFQLENFLLASVGIVLGMLLAYAANLYLMSAYELERLPLWYLPVGALALWLLGQLAVLGPARRATRVPPAVATRSA from the coding sequence GTGCCTATCCGCCCCATCCTCTCCAGCCTGCGCAAGCACAAGATCGCCGCACTGCTCATCGTGCTGGAGATCGCCTTCAGCTGCGCCGTGGTATGCAATGCGCTGTTCCTGATCGGCACGCGCCTGCACAACATGCAGCGCCCGACCGGCGTGGCGGAAGCGCACCTGGTCTACGTCAAGGTCGGCAGCGTGCTCGGCAGCGGCGATGCCGCCGCGCTCACCCGCGAGGACCTGGATGCGCTGCGGCGCATTCCCGGCGTGCGCAATGCCAGCGTCATCAACCAGCCGTTGTTCGGCAGCTCGATCGGCGCCAGCGGCATCTCGCTCGGCCCGGACCAGCAACGCGCCACCCTGAGCGCCACCAACTACTTCGGCGATGCGCAGCTGCTGGACACGCTGGGGCTGAAGCTGGTCGCCGGCCGCGGCTTCAACGCCGACGAATTCCTCGACCACGCGCGCTTGATGGACCCCAACGACGATGCCGTCGTTCCCTCGGTGATCCTGAGCCAAGCCCTGGCCCAGCGCCTGTTCCCCGGACAATCGGCGATCGGCAAATCGATCTACGTGTACGGCCAGCAGCGGGTGGTGGGCGTGGTCGAGCGCCTGGTCCAGCCGCGCGACTACGGCTCGGCCACCGACTACGAGAGCACCATGCTGTTCCCGGTGAACATGGCCTACACCCGCGGCACCTACGTGCTGCGCGTGGACGATCCGGCGCAGCGCGAGGCGGTGCAGCGGCAGGCGCGCAAGCTGCTGCTGGCGCACGGCCCGCGGCGCATGATCCGCGACAAGAGCAGCGTCTCGCTGGAGCAGGCGCGCGCGACCTACTACCGCAACGACCGTGCGATGGCCTGGCTGCTGGCCGGCGTGTGCGTGATGTTGCTGCTGATCACCGCGCTGGGCATCGTCGGCCTGGCCAGTTTCTGGGTGCAGCAGCGCACCAAGCAGATCGGCGTGCGCCGCGCGCTCGGCGCCACCCGCGGCCAGGTGCTGCGCTACTTCCAGCTGGAGAATTTCCTGCTCGCCAGCGTCGGCATCGTGCTGGGCATGTTGCTCGCCTACGCCGCCAACCTGTACCTGATGAGCGCCTACGAACTGGAACGGCTGCCGCTGTGGTACCTGCCGGTCGGCGCGCTGGCGCTGTGGCTGCTCGGCCAGCTCGCGGTGCTCGGCCCGGCGCGGCGCGCCACCCGCGTGCCGCCGGCGGTCGCCACGCGCAGTGCGTGA